A window of the Fusarium poae strain DAOMC 252244 chromosome 3, whole genome shotgun sequence genome harbors these coding sequences:
- a CDS encoding hypothetical protein (BUSCO:168at5125), translating to MNGDASLVGCLVDRLATRLPHRAGTSGQTLQQDDVLQVTRATLVELGNSSIAKVIASLLVLLEDLARPYSTVADHPNHILASELYVVAVIADCCSSHWGSLSRDADISPSPSPPPLDEVLVSRLFDAFKHLLEPIPENCILPAQTLLDRVSTRNVSVARPESSSVSSDAESSPPSDEKFTETLVEMDTHIKTVTEYVTTSSWTAAFDYLRNVIYSIRTSIVTQPGVSAPGSFQDAERAALVVLRLLSFFWVDGPKLGQVIQEICSSFLHFRKPYQNTIAVVSPLLIMRWLDRFPREFVQLHQVHKRLDGGADTLFDMAQAATDNGRRRGLFYPLQTTLLFLLPDVFEVASNMREAKSSSMAKKVSFLEGLRKASRNRNEQAAYCLVSLLRAARHFDVESDSALVSYALDVQDEVRDALFRRITSPEYGPFDQDMMTAAFVSLTHLNLDTSVSGFVESCIAPNAPTSFKLAAVQGCSYFAQQPYALRYHELFDVAIPFMRTQLETENVKNGTTNRQESERTELVCSILQFLDASPARLLDDLSTDSSNNSFFKSFLLCVLSENTSIRKLATGVASRLFQGHLEAYRQFDTGHRFGTKELRDDIWSRSSKVLLTLCESVTYKKDDQSLRDLQEYLEARLLILKNIPELAKVPEDAGDVISASSKLETTLLISLCSASITTCQLVTSCTGLFLQECSIIDKHVESAKTSAPILRNAEVYREISSPAFRFTGLVAFQKRVRGLLRQMQFPTSGILNAWETAFDRWLYLAKDVSTSTLDVVDGRALAEWRNYSGFLASLGGICTADTAIILEEPALGGLRWIDRVSSEHSEEPLLTRYLRLSIQLLACANVRVREAMRDVLASEVSPALYYPLFRALESELEVLFTGALAPVEKDQDSEVVFAEQAASLLRALVERLESPSDLGAASSVHLGSLTLNFAKFLDGIVDTPNTLRVKIRVCHLCEVVTKRKEHLNLRDDVRIRNQLLEYIFGWIARPRSPQHGPGSRQDDTARVQKDLDKACLKSLADLTFRLPLQPSDSHTDAGMSEMKSQMFHTYFNRFLSLLNHEPSELTRSDTTLSVTLREESASNSDLAITILSNLLSANIDVGLKHSLNIGYHDNVEIRTAFVKVLYNILVQGTEFSNLTDSAVSEKYEELLELLTSDLSLAISMAVACPSTDVDELTICLLTVFEQRGMIFELLEALIKQEIADTENEAEILRRGCVATKMLSVYAKWKGAAYIRNTLQKVLERLMLTSKDLDLELDPARVSSTEELQKNALQLRIVAKVFIDDICASSTSIPPAFRKICYIISNAVMPRFPDAKYTAVGAFIFLRFFCPAIVAPEVEGLVSTTPSKEMRRGLLLIAKVIQNLANNVLFGAKEPYMFPLNDFLTQNIYHVTTFLREISVPPQQLEAHGAIESFDFGSCVALHRFLYDHWDHVRQTLISRERKDYGRTSGDVVRGRSPALEPLRNLIANLGPPPLAVSWNRPQVSSNSPPLYSRFQNFMLRNAFRSTESFLTARAVYDGGESKDGLSIICVILRHIETESIDYDTLLYCYLKIASRLWHRPFGILIDATCYNGRNEPQDDLFKKLELLTPSELSQNLTRIYVYNMNSAFKRCFRRLLRVCTKNENGVFNPKNVEYHLIGSLQDLQAHFHLSQLHLPKETISVVTDTRYVFQPITRLSKSKGKIEVIIKVGSQFVQVTTTKKQEIFAGFRLGTTVNDIFRLGEVDEAPTSIQTEDDSAFGLRADNGKIVMYFTSPKKTDVLQTIRGAKAKHGKDNRTHKSVERLIRPQDVPGTLLNLSLANLSSHDHILRLSSYNLLGALCRAFKFSSASRIICTKDVSVPLDPNRFVVDISNELALSEPQLTSDFLTEFFVGWESFPDEQKPLSLAYMAPWLPGLRTNILTNELDGEKGRERVAILFRKLIDVTVQDHALTFALEQSVWPKIVQDEILLEVFMDELLKSAMTYSVHDDSLDVISSIVVGIGTVTLRGKILSRLRKALNRSSLRPTKYLPDNAVWAEICTLLRFCLALSFDNGVQSQLFLPEIFHIVTMLANTGAQEVRLLVYRLLVNSVHAVCTSFNLDDARSGKLRASLDFLCDPRSDIFAAPPTFPRDGASVSTSQEAGPALTATENLASCLFEICSIAAPTIDLANTWRSRWMSLVASTAFQNNPAIQPRAFAVMGCLAREEVDDDLLYQVLVALRNSVNRFGDDHNSEMLVSIVTSLSKMMAKLPSASRYGLQLFWLAMSLVRLVPASLFNCTAQFLEAVLANISTGEEFQGDNMASLLLQGRAPLDEAALPLEEIYGIHFEQDTFHLAVCACLARGLTDTMTRQTTMRVLSSFLKMTCDVEGREKPEVTQTSPYLSLLVARAIGNHEIKDSLWSAGINADDIGLLNGMRKPPQLEAMSDNALLLITSIELIDFQYVEDTVQTRTLDWLNILAKERPFVVEHL from the exons ATGAATGGCGATGCAAGCCTCGTCGGCTGTCTTGTCGACAGGCTCGCTACCAGA CTCCCCCATCGAGCTGGTACAAGCGGCCAGACCTTACAACAAGACGATGTTCTCCAAGTCACCAGAGCCACTCTGGTCGAGCTCGGCAATAGTTCGATTGCTAAAGTCATCGCATCACTCCTGGTCCTCCTCGAGGACCTCGCGCGCCCATACTCGACCGTCGCCGACCATCCAAACCACATCCTAGCCTCTGAGCTTTACGTCGTCGCCGTTATTGCAGACTGCTGTTCTTCGCATTGGGGATCCCTTTCGCGAGATGCAGATATAAGTCCGAGCCCttcgcctcctcctcttgaTGAAGTACTCGTCAGCCGTCTCTTCGACGCGTTCAAGCATCTTCTTGAACCGATTCCCGAGAATTGTATCCTCCCTGCCCAGACCCTTCTTGATCGAGTGTCGACGCGGAATGTCTCTGTCGCTCGACCCGAAAGCTCGTCTGTATCCTCGGACGCGGAAAGCTCACCCCCAAGTGATGAGAAGTTTACAGAGACATTGGTGGAGATGGATACACACATCAAGACAGTGACGGAATATGTCACAACATCCAGCTGGACTGCTGCTTTTGACTATCTTAGAAATGTCATATACTCCATACGAACTAGTATTGTCACTCAGCCTGGCGTGTCTGCGCCAGGATCGTTCCAGGATGCTGAGAGAGCGGCACTTGTGGTTTTGCGACTCCTGTCTTTCTTCTGGGTTGACGGCCCAAAGCTTGGTCAGGTCATACAAGAGATCTGCTCAAGCTTCCTGCACTTCCGAAAGCCATATCAGAATACTATTGCTGTAGTCTCACCATTGTTGATTATGAGATGGTTGGACCGGTTCCCGCGAGAGTTTGTGCAGCTTCATCAAGTACATAAGCGACTCGACGGAGGAGCTGATACATTATTTGACATGGCACAGGCTGCGACCGATAATGGACGACGGAGGGGCCTGTTTTACCCGCTCCAAACCACATTGCTGTTTCTTTTGCCAGACGTTTTCGAAGTTGCAAGCAACATGCGTGAAGCAAAGAGCAGCAGTATGGCGAAGAAAGTTTCCTTCTTGGAGGGACTAAGAAAAGCCTCGCGGAACCGAAATGAGCAAGCAGCTTATTGTCTCGTCTCTTTGCTCCGCGCTGCCAGGCATTTTGATGTGGAGAGCGATTCTGCATTAGTCAGTTATGCACTAGATGTACAGGATGAAGTCCGTGATGCTCTTTTCCGCCGCATCACCTCACCGGAATACGGACCCTTCGACCAGGACATGATGACTGCGGCCTTCGTGAGCTTGACACATCTCAATCTTGATACAAGTGTTAGTGGCTTTGTTGAGAGTTGCATCGCACCGAACGCCCCGACTAGCTTCAAGCTAGCTGCTGTTCAAGGGTGTTCGTATTTTGCTCAACAACCCTATGCTTTGAGGTACCATGAATTGTTTGATGTAGCAATACCATTCATGCGAACTCAACTAGAG ACCGAGAACGTCAAGAATGGGACAACGAACCGGCAGGAAAGCGAAAGAACAGAGCTTGTCTGCAGCATTCTTCAGTTTTTAGATGCATCTCCAGCTCGCTTGCTGGACGACTTATCTACTGACAGCTCAAACAATAGCTTCTTCAAGTCTTTCCTTCTATGCGTATTGTCCGAGAACACATCTATACGCAAGCTTGCCACTGGTGTAGCAAGCCGCCTCTTTCAGGGTCATCTTGAAGCGTACCGTCAATTTGATACCGGGCACCGTTTTGGCACAAAAGAGCTTCGTGATGACATCTGGAGTAGAAG TTCAAAGGTTCTCCTTACTTTATGTGAATCTGTAACCTATAAGAAGGATGACCAAAGCTTACGCGACCTTCAAGAATATCTAGAAGCGCGCTTGCTTATCCTCAAGAATATCCCG GAATTGGCCAAAGTACCAGAAGATGCAGGAGATGTCATCAGTGCGTCTTCGAAACTCGAGACAACCTTACTCATTTCGCTTTGTTCTGCGAGCATCACGACGTGTCAGCTGGTGACGTCTTGCACAGGGTTATTCCTCCAGGAGTGCTCGATCATCGATAAACATGTCGAGTCGGCGAAAACGTCGGCGCCCATACTTAGGAATGCGGAAGTTTATCGTGAAATATCATCACCCGCATTTCGATTCACTGGATTGGTCGCATTCCAGAAGCGAGTGAGAGGTCTTCTTCGTCAAATGCAATTCCCAACAAGTGGCATCCTGAATGCGTGGGAAACGGCGTTCGATCGTTGGCTGTACCTCGCAAAAGACGTTTCAACGTCTACCCTTGATGTCGTGGATGGCAGAGCACTGGCCGAATGGCGAAATTACTCCGGATTCCTAGCTTCTTTGGGTGGTATTTGTACCGCTGATACAGCCATCATCCTGGAAGAACCGGCTCTTGGGGGCCTTCGATGGATCGATCGGGTTTCCTCCGAGCATTCTGAAGAGCCATTGCTGACAAGATATCTGAGACTCAGTATTCAGCTCTTAGCGTGTGCTAATGTGAGAGTTCGTGAAGCAATGCGAGATGTCCTTGCAAGTGAGGTCTCACCTGCCCTTTATTACCCTTTATTCAGAGCTTTGGAGTCCGAATTGGAAGTATTGTTCACTGGTGCTCTGGCTCCCGTTGAAAAAGATCAGGACAGCGAAGTAGTGTTCGCTGAACAGGCAGCATCGCTACTACGTGCCTTGGTTGAAAGGCTTGAAAGCCCTTCTGATTTAGGAGCTGCTTCATCAGTACACCTGGGGTCGCTTACACTGAATTTCGCAAAGTTCCTGGACGGCATTGTCGACACGCCCAACACCCTGAGAGTAAAGATTCGCGTGTGTCATCTCTGTGAAGTCGTGACTAAGCGAAAGGAACATCTGAACTTAAGAGACGACGTCCGCATACGAAACCAGCTACTCGAATACATCTTTGGATGGATCGCACGCCCTCGTTCACCACAGCATGGACCCGGATCTAGGCAAGATGACACGGCTCGTGTCCAGAAAGACCTGGACAAGGCTTGCTTGAAATCATTAGCTGACCTAACGTTCCGTTTGCCATTGCAGCCCTCTGACAGTCATACAGATGCTGGCATGAGCGAGATGAAGTCGCAGATGTTTCATACATATTTCAATCGATTCCTATCCTTGCTTAATCACGAGCCATCGGAATTGACCAGGTCCGACACCACGTTGAGCGTTACACTTCGCGAAGAGTCTGCATCAAACTCAGACCTGGCAATCACCATTTTGTCCAACTTACTCAGTGCCAATATTGACGTCGGTCTTAAGCATTCACTCAACATTGGATACCATGATAACGTTGAGATTCGCACTGCATTCGTCAAGGTCCTTTACAATATCCTTGTCCAGGGAACCGAGTTTAGTAACCTGACTGACTCGGCTGTAAGTGAGAAGTACGAAGAATTGTTGGAACTCCTGACTAGTGATCTTTCTCTTGCTATTTCCATGGCGGTGGCCTGCCCAAGCACAGATGTTGACGAGCTAACTATATGTCTGCTCACCGTTTTTGAACAACGGGGGATGATATTTGAGCTGCTGGAGGCTCTTATTAAACAAGAGATAGCAGATACCGAGAACGAGGCAGAGATTTTGCGCCGAGGCTGCGTGGCGACCAAAATGTTGTCGGTTTACGCCAAATGGAAGGGCGCCGCATACATTCGAAATACCCTCCAGAAGGTTTTGGAAcggttgatgttgacttcGAAGGATCTTGACCTAGAACTAGATCCTGCAAGAGTCAGCTCAACAGAGGAGCTCCAGAAGAACGCCCTGCAGCTTCGTATAGTTGCCAAGGTCTTCATTGACGACATCTGTGCATCGTCCACCAGTATCCCACCGGCGTTCCGCAAAATCTGTTACATCATATCAAATGCAGTCATGCCAAGGTTCCCTGATGCCAAATATACTGCTGTAGGGGCCTTCATTTTTCTCCGCTTCTTTTGTCCTGCAATTGTTGCTCCGGAGGTGGAAGGCCTTGTATCAACGACACCATCCAAAGAAATGCGACGTGGACTGCTCCTCATTGCAAAGGTTATCCAGAACCTGGCCAACAATGTACTTTTTGGAGCCAAAGAGCCTTATATGTTCCCACTCAACGACTTCCTAACACAGAACATCTATCACGTTACCACCTTTCTTCGCGAGATTTCTGTGCCGCCTCAGCAGTTGGAAGCACATGGTGCCATAGAGTCTTTCGACTTCGGGTCATGTGTAGCTCTTCATCGCTTCTTGTACGATCATTGGGATCATGTAAGGCAAACCCTCATTTCGCGTGAAAGAAAGGACTACGGCAGAACATCAGGGGATGTTGTTCGAGGCCGTTCGCCGGCTTTAGAACCCCTGAGGAACCTGATAGCTAATCTTGGTCCGCCACCACTTGCTGTCTCCTGGAACAGGCCCCAGGTCTCCTCCAACAGCCCGCCATTGTATTCTAGGTTCCAGAACTTTATGCTTCGAAACGCTTTTCGAAGTACCGAATCCTTCCTAACCGCGCGAGCTGTGTACGATGGAGGCGAGAGCAAG GATGGTTTGTCTATTATTTGTGTTATTCTTCGTCATATCGAGACGGAGAGCATTGACTACGACACATTATTATACTGTTACCTCAAGATTGCGAGTAGACTATGGCACCGGCCTTTCGGGATTTTGATCGACGCAACCTGTTATAATGGGCGCAATGAGCCTCAGGACGATTTGTTTAAAAAGCTAGAGCTACTCACACCATCGGAATTATCACAGAACCTTACACGCATCTACGTCTACAACATGAACAGTGCATTCAA GCGGTGCTTTCGACGTTTACTCAGGGTATGCACCAAGAATGAGAATGGTGTTTTCAACCCCAAAAACGTGGAGTACCACTTAATAGGGAGTCTTCAAGATTTGCAGGCGCACTTCCACCTTAGCCAGCTTCATCTGCCGAAAGAGACAATCAGTGTAGTGACTGATACTCGTTACGTCTTTCAGCCCATCACACGACTTTCTAAGTCCAAAGGCAAAATTGAAGTAATCATCAAGGTGGGTAGTCAGTTTGTCCAGGTCACGACGACGAAAAAGCAAGAGATTTTTGCGGGATTTCGTCTGGGCACTACCGTGAACGATATCTTTCGCTTGGgtgaagttgatgaagcCCCAACATCCATACAAACCGAAGACGACTCAGCTTTTGGTCTGCGGGCAGACAATGGGAAGATTGTGATGTACTTTACCAGCCCCAAGAAAACGGACGTACTTCAGACAATCCGAGGCGCCAAGGCCAAGCACGGCAAGGATAACAGAACCCACAAATCTGTTGAACGCCTCATCCGACCACAAGACGTTCCGGGCACCCTTCTGAACCTTTCCTTGGCAAACCTTTCTAGCCATGATCATATCTTGAGGCTATCGTCTTATAATTTGCTGGGGGCGCTCTGTAGGGCTTTCAAATTCAGCTCAGCCTCAAGAATCATTTGTACCAAAG ATGTGTCTGTTCCTTTGGACCCGAATCGCTTTGTAGTGGATATCAGCAATGAACTGGCACTGAGTGAGCCTCAATTGACGTCAGACTTTCTGACCGAGTTCTTTGTCGGATGGGAGAGTTTCCCCGATGAACAGAAGCCGCTCAGTCTAGCCTATATGGCCCCTTGGCTGCCTGGGCTGCGAACAAATATCCTGACAAACGAGCTAGATGGCGAAAAGGGTAGAGAAAGGGTTGCGATCCTGTTCCGAAAGCTCATCGATGTGACCGTTCAAGATCATGCGCTCACATTTGCCTTGGAGCAGTCAGTCTGGCCAAAGATCGTTCAAGATGAAATTCTCCTCGAGGTTTTCATGGATGAACTTCTCAAGTCGGCCATGACTTACAGCGTTCATGACGATTCTCTGGACGTTATTTCGTCGATTGTGGTTGGTATTGGAACAGTCACACTGCGAGGCAAAATTCTGTCAAGGCTTCGCAAAGCCCTCAACAGGTCATCGTTACGTCCTACCAAGTATTTGCCAGACAACGCAGTATGGGCTGAGATCTGCACCTTGCTTCGATTCTGCCTTGCCTTGTCATTTGACAATGGCGTGCAGTCCCAGCTTTTTCTACCTGAAATATTCCACATTGTGACAATGCTAGCGAATACTGGTGCTCAAGAAGTTCGCTTGCTTGTCTACCGCCTACTGGTGAATTCGGTCCACGCTGTATGCACATCTTTCAATCTGGATGATGCTCGATCGGGTAAACTCCGAGCAAGTCTCGACTTTCTTTGCGATCCGCGCAGCGACATTTTCGCAGCACCGCCTACCTTTCCACGCGACGGCGCATCAGTATCGACCTCTCAGGAAGCCGGCCCCGCACTAACAGCTACAGAGAATCTCGCATCTTGTCTTTTTGAGATTTGTTCTATTGCCGCACCAACAATTGATCTTGCTAATACATGGCGGTCAAGATGGATGAGCCTTGTGGCAAGCACAGCTTTTCAGAACAATCCTGCTATTCAGCCACGAGCGTTTGCCGTTATGGGCTGCTTGGCTCGTGAGGAGGTTGACGATGACTTGCTTTACCAAGTATTAGTGGCTTTGCGCAATAGCGTCAACCGATTTGGTGACGATCACAATAGCGAGATGCTTGTATCTATTGTCACTTCGCTTTCAAAAATGATGGCCAAACTTCCATCGGCATCCAGGTACGGCCTCCAACTGTTCTGGCTCGCCATGTCACTGGTACGGCTGGTTCCTGCAAGTCTTTTCAATTGTACTGCTCAATTTCTTGAGGCTGTTCTAGCAAATATCAGTACTGGGGAAGAGTTCCAGGGAGACAATATGGCATCACTGCTTCTCCAAGGCAGAGCTCCGTTGGATGAAGCCGCCTTGCCATTAGAAGAGATTTACGGCATTCATTTCGAACAGGACACGTTCCACCTTGCTGTATGTGCATGCTTAGCACGCGGCTTGACGGATACCATGACGAGGCAAACTACTATGAGAGTTTTGTCTTCATTCTTAAAAATGACATGCGATGTCGAGGGAAGGGAGAAGCCAGAGGTCACACAAACTTCGCCTTATTTATCCCTTCTAGTAGCGCGTGCTATAGGGAATCATGAAATAAAGGACAGCCTTTGGTCAGCTGGGATCAACGCAGACGATATTGGTCTACTCAACGGAATGCGCAAACCACCACAGCTTGAGGCAATGTCCGATAACGCGTTATTGTTGATTACCTCCATTGAACTCATTGACTTCCAATATGTGGAAGACACTGTGCAGACACGGACCCTAGACTGGCTTAACATTCTTGCCAAGGAACGACCATTCGTGGTAGAGCACCTGTAA
- the RAT1 gene encoding 5'-3' exoribonuclease 2 has translation MGIPAAFRWLSSRYPKIISPVIEDQALVMEDGSTIPVDTTRPNPNGEEFDNLYLDMNGIVHPCSHPEDRPAPKDEEEMMMEVFRYTDRVVNMVRPRKILMIAVDGVAPRAKMNQQRSRRFRSAQEAQEKEQDKQELIKMLKQQNGGNLTAESLETVTKKAFDSNSITPGTPFMDILALSLRYWCQYKLNTDPGWAKLKIIISDATVPGEGEHKIMNFVRSQRASPDHDPNTRHVIYGLDADLIMLGLATHEPHFRVLREDVFFQDQKARLCKLCGQKGHDAQNCRGEEKKKDGEHDEKDKGVALKPFIWLHVAVLREYLEVELGVPNLPFRFDLERAVDDWIFMCCFVGNDFLPHLPALEIREHGIDTLTKIWKDNLPVMGGYVTKDGHIDLERAQVILDGLAQQEDGIFKRRKEQEDRREANFKRRRLQNESNGRGGRQGGPSHPKKINGHENPAHGLPLQAIGTYPGRHEQTLTHDMVVNRSTAPDANVANKSAASVLKAQLQSQKSLASAKLENPEQDSLSALGKRKASSIEEGNDSVLDAPSAATPSASTEEGPVDDVRLWEDGYADRYYEKKFHKDPKDIEFRHGVARAYVEGLAWVLLYYFQGCPSWEWYYPYHYAPFAADFKDIAKMNISFEKGRVSKPFEQLMSVLPAASRHALPEVFHDLMLNPESDIIDFYPEDFEIDLNGKKMAWQGVALLPFIEMPRLLAAVQGKYPELSAADSARNEMGRDVLIFSEGHESLYDEVLTKFYSKKQGDSKFKLNPKKSDGLSGKVEKKEGYVPHSELKYPLERNSMPNLDYDRSVSVFYDFPQVSQTHKSMLLRGVQLPKPALTQNDIQDMRSRASRGGRNGGFGRGHDRGGYNGPGMSRGSQYNRHQGGYGRGNGHYPPAPVSHVPPPPGAPGFGIGVPPPPPPNSYHNQPYDNRHGGPSGYNQYRVPPHPANGAPGYNGYGNTSYERGRGSGGYNSRGRYQDGRSYR, from the exons ATGGGTATCCCAGCTGCTTTTCGATGGCTGTCATCCAGATATCCCAAGATCATATCGCCGGTAATTGAGGATCAGGCTCTTGTGATGGAAGATGGCTCTACGATTCCTGTTGACACCACTCGACCCAATCCGAACGGCGAAGAGTTCGATAACCTCTATCTCGATATGAACGGTATCGTACATCCTTGTTCTCATCCCGAAGATCGGCCAGCCCCcaaagatgaggaagagatgatgatggaggtCTTCAGATATACTGATCGCGTGGTGAATATGGTGCGACCTAGAAAGATTCTCATGATTGCAGTTG ATGGTGTTGCCCCCCGAGCCAAAATGAATCAGCAGCGGTCGCGACGATTTCGCTCTGCacaagaagcacaagagaAAGAGCAGGATAAACAAGAGCTCATAAAGATGTTGAAGCAACAGAACGGTGGCAACTTGACTGCTGAAAGCTTGGAAACTGTGACGAAGAAGGCTTTTGATTCGAATTCGATCACCCCCGGCACTCCTTTCATGGACATCCTAGCACTCAGTTTGAGATACTGGTGCCAGTACAAACTCAACACAGACCCAGGTTGGGCCAAATTAAAGATCATTATCTCTGATGCCACAGTTCCTGGAGAGGGTGAGCACAAGATCATGAATTTTGTCCGCTCCCAAAGAGCATCCCCCGACCATGACCCAAACACTCGCCATGTCATCTACGGTTTGGATGCTGATCTTATCATGCTTGGACTTGCAACCCATGAGCCTCATTTCCGAGTCCTGCGCGAGGATGTATTTTTCCAAGATCAGAAGGCTCGTCTCTGTAAGCTCTGTGGCCAGAAGGGTCACGATGCTCAGAATTGCCGTGgcgaggaaaagaagaaggacggcGAGCATGACGAGAAAGACAAAGGCGTTGCTCTCAAACCTTTCATTTGGTTACATGTCGCGGTATTGCGAGAGTATTTGGAGGTCGAGCTGGGAGTGCCCAACCTGCCCTTCCGTTTCGACTTGGAACGAGCAGTTGACGACTGGATCTTCATGTGTTGTTTCGTTGGCAACGATTTCCTCCCTCACCTTCCAGCTCTTGAGATTAGGGAGCATGGAATTGACACCCTGACCAAGATTTGGAAAGACAATCTGCCAGTCATGGGTGGCTACGTTACCAAGGATGGCCATATTGATCTTGAAAGAGCTCAGGTCATCCTGGATGGTCTAGCGCAGCAAGAGGACGGTATCTTCAAACGAcgaaaagaacaagaggATCGACGTGAAGCCAACTTCAAGCGGAGAAGGCTTCAGAACGAGAGCAACGGTCGCGGAGGACGCCAGGGCGGCCCGAGTCATCCGAAAAAGATCAACGGTCACGAAAATCCTGCACATGGTTTACCACTCCAGGCCATAGGAACATACCCTGGCCGACACGAGCAGACACTCACCCACGACATGGTGGTGAATCGCAGCACTGCGCCAGATGCGAACGTTGCTAATAAGAGTGCTGCCAGTGTGCTTAAAGCACAGCTCCAGTCGCAGAAGTCGTTGGCTAGCGCAAAACTCGAGAATCCCGAGCAAGATTCCCTTTCAGCTCTTGGCAAGCGAAAGGCGTCAAGCATTGAAGAAGGAAACGATTCAGTGCTTGATGCACCCAGTGCGGCTACCCCATCGGCCTCGACTGAAGAGGGCCCCGTCGATGATGTGCGCCTATGGGAGGATGGTTATGCCGACCGATATTATGAGAAGAAATTCCATAAAGATCCCAAAGACATTGAATTCCGTCATGGGGTTGCTCGAGCCTATGTCGAGGGACTCGCGTGGGTCTTGCTGTACTACTTCCAAGGGTGCCCATCTTGGGAATGGTACTACCCATATCACTACGCACCATTCGCGGCTGATTTCAAAGATATTGCCAAAATGAACATTTCTTTCGAGAAAGGACGGGTATCCAAGCCTTTTGAACAGTTGATGAGTGTATTGCCAGCTGCATCAAGACACGCTCTACCCGAAGTCTTTCATGATCTCATGCTCAACCCGGAAAGCGACATTATAGACTTTTATCCTGAGGACTTCGAAATTGACCTTAATGGAAAGAAAATGGCTTGGCAAGGAGTTGCATTGCTTCCATTTATTGAGATGCCGCGGCTTTTGGCAGCAGTCCAAGGCAAATACCCGGAACTCAGTGCAGCAGATTCTGCGCGCAATGAGATGGGCAGAGATGTTCTGATCTTTTCGGAAGGCCACGAGAGCCTGTACGACGAGGTCCTGACCAAATTCTACTCCAAGAAGCAAGGCGACTCCAAATTCAAGCTGAACCCAAAGAAGAGTGACGGCTTGTCAGGCAAAgtagagaagaaggagggtTATGTTCCTCACAGCGAGTTGAAGTACCCCTTGGAACGGAATAGTATGCCCAATCTAGACTATGATCGATCAGTCAG TGTGTTTTACGATTTCCCTCAAGTATCGCAGACACACAAGTCGATGCTCCTCCGTGGAGTGCAACTCCCAAAACCTGCCCTCACACAGAATGATATACAGGACATGCGGAGCAGAGCGAGTCGCGGAGGCAGGAATGGCGGCTTTGGCCGCGGCCATGATCGAGGTGGCTACAACGGACCTGGAATGTCGCGTGGTTCTCAGTACAATCGACATCAGGGGGGATACGGCCGAGGTAACGGCCATTACCCTCCCGCGCCAGTATCTCACGTTCCTCCACCACCAGGAGCCCCTGGATTCGGGATTGGAGTGCCACCACCGCCACCACCAAACAGCTATCACAACCAGCCATATGACAACCGACACGGAGGCCCTTCAGGTTACAACCAATACAGGGTCCCTCCTCACCCAGCTAATGGCGCCCCTGGGTACAATGGCTATGGCAACACTTCCTATGAGAGAGGACGAGGCTCAGGAGGCTACAATTCCCGAGGCCGTTATCAAGACGGTCGGTCATATAGGTAG